A genomic segment from Coffea eugenioides isolate CCC68of unplaced genomic scaffold, Ceug_1.0 ScVebR1_2210;HRSCAF=3199, whole genome shotgun sequence encodes:
- the LOC113756360 gene encoding signal recognition particle subunit SRP68-like, with protein sequence MAKENNSSAMDVDNQNSESVDQINSPRFSINVLQLLKSAQMQHGLRFGDYARYRRYCTARLRRLYKSLKFTHGRGKYSKRAITASMVTEVRYLHVVLYTAERAWSHAMEKKTLPDGPNARQRGYLIGRLRKAVKWATLFQDLCSIKGDSRTSLEAEVC encoded by the exons ATGGCCAAAGAGAACAACTCCTCCGCTATGGATGTGGACAACCAGAATTCGGAATCCGTTGATCAGATTAATAGCCCTAGGTTCTCTATCAATG TTTTGCAGCTCTTGAAATCCGCTCAGATGCAGCATGGATTGCGGTTTGGCGATTACGCTCGTTACCG GAGGTACTGTACTGCTCGGCTCAGGAGATTGTACAAGTCGTTGAAATTCACGCATGGCCGTGGTAAATATAGTAAAAGGGCGATTACAGCTTCTATGGTCACTGAAGTGAG GTATCTTCATGTGGTTCTTTATACAGCAGAAAGAGCTTGGAGCCATGCTATGGAAAAGAAAACGCTGCCAGATGGTCCAAATGCACGTCAGCGTGGCTATCTGATTGGTAGGCTGCGAAAAGCAGTCAAATGGGCTACTTTGTTTCAAGACTTGTGTTCCATTAAGGGAGATTCTAGGACATCTTTGGAAGCAGAGGTGTGCTGA